Proteins co-encoded in one Flavivirga eckloniae genomic window:
- a CDS encoding GNAT family N-acetyltransferase, translated as MDIVKLNDKNIEDEHICCAISDKKSQDGYQKKKDWLKTEFKNGYTFKKLNVRGKVFIEYVPIENSWLPLVGENYMVINCFWVSGQFKGKGNGKKLLEQCKEDAKAQGMDGIVAISSDKKRPFMTDPIFLKCQGFEIIDEAPPYFKLWGLKINPDSTFPQIMDSAKKGTCPNNEGITAYYSNTCPFTDFYTNNMLRKYAKEKNIPLEINHIKSKDDAHKLPIPWILNSVFYKGELVTLEMKTERHLNKLIS; from the coding sequence ATGGATATTGTTAAGTTAAACGATAAGAACATAGAAGATGAGCATATTTGTTGTGCAATAAGTGATAAAAAAAGTCAAGACGGTTATCAAAAGAAGAAGGATTGGCTAAAAACTGAGTTTAAGAATGGCTATACCTTTAAGAAGTTGAATGTTAGAGGGAAGGTCTTTATTGAATATGTACCCATTGAAAATTCCTGGTTGCCATTAGTTGGTGAAAACTATATGGTAATTAATTGTTTCTGGGTATCCGGACAATTTAAAGGAAAAGGAAACGGAAAGAAATTGTTAGAACAATGTAAAGAAGATGCCAAGGCTCAAGGAATGGACGGTATTGTTGCCATTTCCAGTGATAAGAAACGACCTTTTATGACGGATCCAATTTTTTTAAAATGTCAGGGGTTTGAAATCATTGATGAAGCCCCTCCATATTTTAAACTTTGGGGATTAAAAATTAATCCTGATTCTACATTTCCTCAAATAATGGATAGTGCTAAAAAAGGCACTTGTCCTAATAATGAAGGGATTACTGCTTACTATTCGAACACGTGTCCTTTTACAGATTTTTATACAAATAATATGCTAAGGAAATATGCCAAAGAAAAGAATATTCCGCTAGAAATAAATCATATAAAAAGTAAAGACGATGCCCATAAACTGCCTATTCCCTGGATACTTAACAGTGTATTTTATAAAGGTGAGTTAGTTACTTTAGAAATGAAAACAGAAAGGCATTTAAATAAATTGATTTCTTGA
- a CDS encoding XRE family transcriptional regulator, whose protein sequence is MKTISKNIRHLRQLKGLTQEALADNLQVPRSRISSYEEGRSAPTIEMLILISDYFKLPIDILLRNDLTKATDTSFIEVGNQRVLFPITVDNDNNNLIEVVPIKASAGYLAGYDDPEYIEQLEKIKLPFLPTGKHRAFPIKGDSMLPMKSGSYVVGRFIEDRNDIKSGRTYVLVTLNDGMVYKRVINNIELNNSLLLISDNKMYHDYSVPINEVLEIWEFTCSINTQEYDEHELKISSIINMFNNLGVELKVLEKRQ, encoded by the coding sequence ATGAAAACCATATCAAAAAACATTCGGCATTTAAGACAGCTAAAAGGACTTACCCAGGAAGCCTTAGCAGACAATCTACAAGTACCCCGATCTCGTATAAGCTCTTATGAAGAAGGGCGCTCTGCCCCTACCATTGAGATGCTTATTTTAATTTCAGATTATTTTAAATTACCTATTGATATTTTATTACGCAACGACCTCACAAAGGCTACAGACACCTCTTTTATTGAAGTTGGGAACCAACGTGTATTATTTCCCATTACGGTAGATAATGATAATAATAACCTAATAGAAGTGGTTCCTATAAAAGCATCTGCCGGGTATTTAGCGGGTTACGACGACCCTGAATATATTGAACAGTTAGAAAAAATAAAACTCCCATTTCTACCCACAGGAAAACACAGGGCGTTTCCCATAAAAGGAGACTCCATGTTACCCATGAAAAGTGGTTCCTATGTTGTAGGTCGTTTTATTGAAGACAGAAATGACATTAAAAGCGGAAGAACCTATGTACTCGTAACGCTTAACGACGGTATGGTTTATAAAAGAGTAATAAATAATATAGAACTTAATAATTCGCTACTCTTAATATCTGATAATAAAATGTATCACGATTACAGTGTTCCTATAAACGAGGTCCTAGAAATCTGGGAATTTACCTGTAGTATCAATACCCAGGAGTATGATGAACACGAACTTAAAATAAGTAGTATCATCAATATGTTTAATAATTTAGGGGTTGAACTAAAAGTTTTAGAAAAACGGCAATAA
- a CDS encoding exonuclease domain-containing protein: MMYTIIDVETTGEGNKITEISIFKYDGSQIIDEFTSLVNPEIYIPVYITTLTGIDNAMVAKAPTFSEIAEDILAITEGAIFVAHSVNFDYNVIRNEFKAIDIDFRRKKLCTVRLSRKLIPGHKSYSLGKICKALEIDIKDRHRARGDAEATVVLFEKLLGTEGSEAVFQDFLKKSSKEATLPPHLPGTVFNAIPNSPGIYYFKNKKGKVIYVGKAKDLKKRVLGHFYNKTEKELNLCRETVDIDFELSGSELIALLMEDAAIKQHFPEFNQASKRNPKAFAIFSYEDRKGIIHLAYNTLKATPNPLLTLYSITDCRQFLERLCSQFELCPKYCHLQEGVSQCSHFKIKNCHGICIENESVKGYNGRVKNAITHAVESTKNAVIKSKGRHQEENGFILIKNGLYLGYGFIDNSEQITTTEDLENYLTPQKDNVDVQKILRAAINKNPRIVKNFD; this comes from the coding sequence ATAATGTACACCATAATAGATGTTGAAACTACAGGCGAAGGCAATAAAATTACAGAAATCTCTATCTTTAAATATGATGGCTCCCAAATTATTGATGAATTTACATCCTTAGTTAACCCAGAAATTTATATACCAGTTTATATAACAACTTTAACTGGTATTGATAATGCCATGGTGGCTAAGGCTCCAACATTCTCTGAAATAGCTGAGGATATTTTAGCTATTACAGAAGGTGCTATTTTTGTTGCACATAGTGTAAATTTTGATTACAACGTGATCCGCAATGAATTTAAAGCGATAGACATTGATTTTAGAAGAAAAAAACTATGTACCGTTCGACTCTCCAGAAAATTAATTCCCGGACATAAATCCTATAGCTTAGGAAAAATTTGCAAAGCTCTGGAAATCGATATAAAAGACAGACACAGAGCAAGAGGTGATGCCGAAGCCACCGTTGTACTTTTTGAAAAGTTATTAGGTACCGAAGGTTCTGAAGCGGTATTTCAAGACTTTCTTAAAAAATCCTCAAAGGAAGCTACCTTACCTCCTCATTTGCCAGGCACCGTATTTAATGCGATTCCCAATAGCCCAGGTATTTACTATTTTAAAAACAAGAAGGGAAAAGTTATCTATGTTGGTAAGGCAAAGGACTTAAAGAAAAGGGTTTTAGGTCATTTTTATAACAAAACAGAAAAGGAGCTTAATCTATGTCGTGAAACGGTGGATATTGACTTCGAGTTATCCGGTAGCGAGCTCATTGCCCTTCTTATGGAAGATGCCGCCATAAAGCAACACTTTCCTGAATTTAATCAGGCTTCTAAAAGAAATCCAAAAGCCTTTGCTATTTTTAGTTATGAAGACAGAAAAGGTATTATTCATTTAGCATACAATACGTTAAAAGCAACTCCTAACCCACTACTTACTTTATACAGCATTACAGATTGCAGACAGTTTTTAGAGCGCCTATGCTCACAATTCGAATTGTGCCCTAAATATTGTCACTTGCAAGAAGGTGTCTCCCAATGCTCACATTTCAAGATTAAGAACTGTCATGGTATTTGTATTGAAAACGAATCTGTAAAAGGATACAATGGTCGTGTAAAAAATGCTATAACACATGCTGTAGAAAGTACTAAAAATGCTGTTATTAAATCAAAAGGAAGACATCAAGAAGAAAACGGATTTATACTTATTAAAAATGGCCTATACTTAGGCTATGGGTTCATAGACAACTCTGAACAAATTACCACAACAGAAGATTTAGAAAACTATTTGACTCCTCAAAAGGATAATGTTGATGTACAGAAGATTTTGCGTGCGGCTATAAACAAGAATCCGCGAATTGTTAAGAATTTTGACTAA
- a CDS encoding DUF418 domain-containing protein, with amino-acid sequence MKNRIIGIDVARSLAVIGMIIVHFKIVFGDQGNAWIKAFANFFDGKAAATFVVLAGVGLALMTNSSVKTQNLEKLRLIRIRIIKRAIFLFLIGLSYLWIWPADILHSYGVYLLLTLFFINKKATPILIAVIAIIAIFPLLLLIWDYDNGWDFTTLYYDNFWTVKGFLRNLFYNGYNPVFPWVAFMLFGLWYGRQNLNDEKFVKKSFWIGLSAFIFIQLFSNGMVQYLSNSNNIAFEEINSIFGTEPMPPLPIFMMNGLSIAVTTISGCILMCRNTSNIIIDGLYKTGRLALTFYVAHVVIGIGFMEELGSENFGNYSIEFSVLYAFAFSFFCACFAWVWFKYKDAGPLEWVMRKLTD; translated from the coding sequence ATGAAAAATAGAATTATAGGAATAGATGTTGCTAGATCATTAGCTGTAATAGGCATGATTATAGTTCATTTCAAAATTGTTTTTGGAGATCAGGGTAATGCTTGGATAAAAGCATTTGCCAATTTTTTTGATGGAAAAGCTGCAGCCACATTTGTTGTTTTGGCAGGTGTTGGATTGGCATTAATGACAAACTCATCTGTAAAAACACAAAATCTTGAAAAACTAAGATTAATTCGAATCCGAATAATAAAAAGAGCCATTTTTCTTTTTCTTATCGGGTTATCCTATTTGTGGATATGGCCTGCCGATATATTACATTCTTACGGGGTATATTTACTCTTAACCCTATTCTTTATAAACAAAAAGGCGACTCCTATTCTAATCGCTGTAATTGCGATTATTGCAATATTTCCTTTATTGCTTTTAATATGGGATTACGATAATGGATGGGATTTTACAACATTATACTATGACAACTTTTGGACCGTAAAAGGCTTTCTAAGAAATCTATTCTATAACGGCTATAATCCTGTATTCCCTTGGGTAGCTTTTATGCTATTTGGGCTATGGTATGGCAGACAAAATTTAAATGACGAAAAATTTGTAAAAAAATCATTTTGGATAGGTTTGAGTGCCTTTATTTTTATTCAATTGTTTTCCAATGGAATGGTTCAATATCTTTCAAATAGTAATAACATCGCTTTTGAAGAAATTAACTCCATTTTTGGAACTGAACCTATGCCACCTTTGCCCATATTTATGATGAACGGTTTATCTATTGCGGTCACGACTATATCAGGATGTATTTTAATGTGTAGAAACACATCCAATATAATAATAGATGGATTATATAAAACCGGACGGTTAGCGCTTACATTTTACGTTGCTCATGTCGTTATTGGAATAGGTTTTATGGAAGAATTGGGCTCTGAAAACTTTGGAAACTACTCCATAGAATTCTCTGTGTTATATGCTTTTGCTTTTAGTTTCTTCTGCGCTTGTTTTGCATGGGTTTGGTTTAAGTATAAAGATGCTGGGCCATTGGAATGGGTTATGCGGAAGTTGACGGACTAA
- the thiS gene encoding sulfur carrier protein ThiS, with product MIKISVNETTMEVEETTTISKLLTKIKSPSNGIAFAINNKIIAKEQWDSYYFNLNDNILIIQATQGG from the coding sequence ATGATTAAAATATCAGTAAATGAGACGACAATGGAGGTTGAAGAAACGACCACCATATCCAAACTACTTACTAAAATTAAATCACCATCAAACGGTATTGCATTTGCTATTAACAATAAAATTATAGCCAAAGAGCAATGGGACTCATATTACTTTAACTTAAACGATAACATATTAATAATTCAGGCTACTCAGGGTGGTTGA
- the thiC gene encoding phosphomethylpyrimidine synthase ThiC: protein MKTKDTAPKEGKISRNPFPNSKKIYVQGDIHPDIQVAMREISLSDTKDAMTGKLTPNEPVTVYDTSGPYTDPNKDIDIHKGIDPIRKPWVLDRNDVEELSSYTSEYSNERLRDSSLDHMRFSLLKKPLRAKAGKNVTQLHYAKQGIITPEMEYIAIRENQRIDEMTEIRKQHKGEHFGASIPSKITAEFVRSEVARGRAVIPSNINHPEAEPMILGRNFLVKINANIGNSAVTSSIEEEVEKAVWACRWGADNIMDLSTGENIHETREWIIRNSPVPVGTVPIYQALEKVNGVAEDLTWEIFRDTLIEQAEQGVDYFTIHAGVLLRYVPMTANRVTGIVSRGGSIMAKWCLAHHKENFLYTHFEDICDILKQYDVAFSLGDGLRPGSVADANDEAQFAELETLGELTKIARKHEVQCFIEGPGHVPMHMIKENMEKQIEVCDEAPFYTLGPLTTDIAPGYDHITSGIGAAMIGWYGCAMLCYVTPKEHLGLPNKEDVRTGVVTYKLAAHAADLAKGHPGAQHRDNALSKARFEFRWEDQFNLGLDPELAREYHDETLPAEGAKIAHFCSMCGPKFCSMKISQEVRNFAAENDINDDNEVMQKGMAEKSKEFKDKGSEVYL, encoded by the coding sequence ATGAAAACTAAAGACACAGCTCCAAAAGAAGGGAAAATATCAAGAAACCCTTTTCCTAATTCCAAAAAAATCTATGTTCAAGGTGACATACACCCAGACATACAAGTGGCAATGAGGGAGATTTCTCTTAGCGACACAAAAGATGCCATGACGGGTAAGTTAACCCCTAACGAACCGGTAACCGTATACGATACCTCCGGACCTTATACCGATCCAAATAAGGATATCGACATTCATAAAGGTATTGACCCCATTCGTAAACCATGGGTCTTAGATCGCAATGATGTAGAAGAATTAAGCAGTTACACATCCGAATACAGTAACGAACGTTTAAGAGACTCCTCTTTAGATCATATGCGTTTTTCATTGCTTAAAAAGCCATTGCGCGCCAAAGCAGGAAAAAATGTAACCCAATTGCATTATGCCAAACAAGGCATTATAACTCCGGAAATGGAATATATTGCCATTCGGGAAAATCAGCGGATAGATGAAATGACAGAGATTAGAAAGCAGCACAAAGGCGAACACTTTGGAGCTTCTATTCCTTCAAAGATTACTGCTGAATTTGTTCGTTCAGAAGTAGCTAGAGGCCGTGCCGTTATTCCATCAAATATTAATCACCCGGAAGCTGAACCTATGATTTTGGGGCGAAACTTTTTAGTAAAAATCAATGCCAATATTGGAAATTCTGCTGTAACATCTTCCATTGAAGAAGAAGTAGAAAAAGCTGTTTGGGCTTGTAGATGGGGTGCAGATAATATCATGGATTTATCTACAGGAGAAAACATTCATGAAACTCGCGAATGGATTATTAGAAACTCTCCTGTACCAGTTGGAACGGTACCTATTTATCAAGCTTTAGAAAAAGTAAATGGTGTTGCTGAAGATTTAACATGGGAAATTTTTAGAGATACCCTTATTGAACAAGCGGAACAGGGTGTTGATTATTTCACGATTCATGCTGGTGTATTATTGAGATATGTACCCATGACGGCAAATCGTGTTACGGGTATTGTTTCTCGTGGCGGATCTATTATGGCAAAATGGTGTTTGGCACATCATAAAGAAAACTTCCTCTACACGCATTTCGAAGATATTTGTGACATTTTAAAACAATACGATGTCGCTTTCTCTTTAGGTGATGGATTACGTCCGGGTTCTGTAGCAGATGCCAATGACGAAGCGCAGTTTGCCGAACTGGAAACCTTAGGAGAACTAACCAAAATTGCTCGTAAACACGAAGTACAATGCTTTATTGAAGGGCCTGGTCATGTACCTATGCATATGATCAAGGAAAACATGGAAAAACAAATTGAGGTTTGTGATGAAGCTCCTTTTTATACCTTAGGGCCACTAACAACTGATATTGCTCCTGGGTACGACCATATTACTTCCGGGATTGGTGCTGCCATGATTGGTTGGTACGGTTGTGCCATGCTTTGCTATGTCACTCCAAAAGAACACTTAGGCTTACCGAATAAAGAAGACGTTCGAACAGGTGTAGTAACCTATAAATTAGCGGCACATGCTGCCGATCTAGCAAAAGGTCATCCTGGCGCACAACACAGAGATAATGCCTTAAGTAAAGCACGTTTCGAATTCCGTTGGGAAGATCAGTTTAACTTAGGTCTTGACCCGGAATTAGCGAGAGAATACCATGATGAAACCTTACCAGCAGAGGGTGCCAAAATTGCACATTTCTGTTCTATGTGTGGACCAAAGTTTTGCTCCATGAAAATTTCTCAGGAAGTGCGAAACTTTGCGGCTGAAAACGATATTAACGACGATAATGAAGTGATGCAAAAAGGTATGGCTGAAAAATCGAAAGAATTCAAGGATAAAGGAAGCGAAGTTTATTTATAA
- a CDS encoding thiamine phosphate synthase, which translates to MIVVIAPEEDIRDEIIILNQLFEAGLEYYHLRKPMKNFKEHGDYIQQINTRFHNRIVVHYHHELIDEFDLKGIHFQEQKRRDTSSRTIDTFLKNKQISVSSSFHDPKELSECTYEFNYQFLSPVFTSISKENYKGQGFDVNDIPKRIIGMGGATKDNINDFIRLGFQGVGVLGGIWNSKTPVDDLKQMLNYFN; encoded by the coding sequence ATGATCGTAGTTATTGCTCCCGAGGAAGACATTCGTGATGAAATTATAATTCTAAATCAGCTTTTCGAAGCTGGTTTAGAATATTATCATTTGCGAAAACCAATGAAAAATTTCAAGGAGCATGGTGATTACATACAACAAATAAACACCAGATTTCATAATAGAATTGTGGTACATTACCATCATGAATTAATTGATGAATTTGATCTAAAAGGCATTCATTTTCAGGAGCAAAAACGAAGAGATACTTCTTCTAGAACAATAGATACTTTCTTAAAAAACAAACAAATATCGGTGAGTTCTTCGTTTCATGATCCTAAAGAATTATCTGAATGCACATATGAATTCAATTATCAATTTCTTAGCCCTGTGTTTACATCCATTTCAAAAGAAAACTATAAAGGACAAGGGTTTGATGTTAATGATATTCCCAAAAGAATCATTGGAATGGGTGGTGCTACAAAAGATAATATTAACGACTTTATTCGTCTCGGTTTTCAAGGTGTTGGCGTTCTGGGAGGTATCTGGAACAGTAAAACCCCGGTTGATGATTTAAAACAAATGCTTAATTATTTTAATTGA
- a CDS encoding hydroxymethylpyrimidine/phosphomethylpyrimidine kinase, with the protein MNKQTYILSIAGFDPSNGAGIASDVKTFEAHGLYGLSVCTALTVQNDMTFQSCKWVDIDLILDQIHILFDRFMIDVVKIGIVENWQVLSQILDELLRLNPNIKMVLDPVLKSSTGFDFHEKSSQQKFESILNKCYIITPNFEEIQALYPDKTVEETIKIISDKTNLYLKGGHRTDNKGRDELYRKDYNKVLFEPKLTDIYPKHGSGCVLASAIASNLTLHADLIDACRHAKWYTEQFLNSTKTLLGTHSKTNSHAS; encoded by the coding sequence TTGAACAAACAGACTTACATATTGTCCATTGCAGGTTTCGATCCGTCAAATGGAGCAGGAATTGCTTCTGATGTCAAAACATTTGAAGCGCACGGTTTATACGGGTTATCGGTTTGCACAGCTCTAACTGTTCAAAACGATATGACATTTCAATCGTGTAAATGGGTTGATATTGACCTTATTTTAGATCAAATTCATATCCTTTTTGATCGGTTTATGATTGACGTTGTAAAAATTGGAATTGTCGAAAATTGGCAAGTTTTATCCCAAATATTAGATGAGTTGCTTCGTTTAAACCCTAACATTAAAATGGTATTAGACCCTGTTTTAAAGTCAAGTACGGGTTTCGATTTTCATGAGAAATCGTCACAGCAGAAATTTGAAAGTATTTTAAATAAATGCTATATCATCACACCAAATTTTGAAGAAATACAAGCTTTATATCCTGATAAAACGGTAGAAGAAACTATTAAAATTATTAGCGATAAAACCAACTTATACTTAAAAGGCGGTCACAGAACTGATAACAAAGGACGGGATGAATTATACCGAAAAGATTATAATAAAGTACTGTTTGAACCTAAACTTACAGACATCTATCCAAAACATGGAAGTGGCTGTGTGTTAGCATCAGCTATAGCTAGTAATCTGACATTACACGCTGATTTAATTGATGCTTGCAGACATGCCAAATGGTATACTGAACAATTTCTAAACTCTACAAAAACCCTTTTGGGCACTCATTCTAAAACTAATAGTCATGCTTCCTAA
- the thiE gene encoding thiamine phosphate synthase encodes MLPKLHYISQGHTAKEHLENIQRACTSGAELVQLRLKNTSEKKILKAAEEAREITSHYQTRLIINDHYKIAKKVKADGVHLGKNDTCPTTARKDLDPWQIIGGTANTLEDCEKLIEKKVNYIGMGPFRFTTTKNNLSPILGTNGYLTILETLQTDTPIIAIGGITLKDVPELLKTGIHGIAASGEITKNFNTISQFNKLLNSPSEQEQVWNPNQNT; translated from the coding sequence ATGCTTCCTAAACTACATTATATATCACAAGGCCATACAGCCAAAGAACATCTTGAAAACATTCAAAGAGCTTGTACTTCGGGAGCTGAATTGGTGCAACTCCGTTTAAAGAATACATCTGAAAAGAAAATTCTGAAAGCTGCAGAAGAAGCCCGGGAAATTACATCGCATTATCAAACACGATTAATCATTAACGACCATTATAAAATTGCAAAAAAAGTAAAAGCAGACGGTGTGCATTTGGGAAAAAACGACACCTGTCCTACTACGGCTCGAAAAGATTTAGACCCCTGGCAAATCATTGGGGGCACGGCTAACACCCTTGAAGACTGTGAAAAATTAATCGAAAAAAAAGTAAACTATATTGGGATGGGACCTTTTCGCTTTACAACAACTAAAAATAACTTAAGCCCTATTTTAGGAACAAACGGCTACCTAACCATTCTTGAAACGCTTCAAACGGACACACCAATTATTGCCATTGGAGGTATTACCTTAAAAGATGTGCCAGAACTATTAAAAACGGGCATTCATGGTATTGCTGCCTCTGGAGAAATCACCAAAAATTTCAATACAATTAGTCAATTCAACAAACTGTTAAACAGCCCTTCGGAGCAAGAACAGGTTTGGAATCCCAATCAAAATACATAA
- a CDS encoding thiazole synthase — protein sequence MTTDILNIADKTFKSRLFTGTGKFSSSDKMREAIIASESELVTVALKRVDLENESDDMLAHLKSNQINLLPNTSGVRTAKEAVFAAELAREALQTNWVKLEIHPDPRYLLPDPIETLKAAEELVKLGFVVMPYIHADPVLCKRLEEVGVQCVMPLGAPIGSNKGLKTLEFLEIIIEQSNVPVIVDAGIGAPSHAAYAMELGADAVLVNTAIAVSQNPVEMGIAFKMAVEAGRMAYNAKLAPIKKHAEASSPLTSFLNDLN from the coding sequence ATGACAACAGATATACTTAACATAGCAGATAAGACCTTTAAGTCGAGATTATTCACCGGTACGGGTAAATTTAGCAGTTCTGATAAAATGCGAGAAGCCATTATAGCTTCGGAAAGCGAATTGGTTACCGTAGCATTAAAACGTGTGGATTTGGAAAATGAATCGGATGATATGCTTGCGCATTTAAAAAGTAATCAAATTAATTTGTTACCTAACACCTCCGGGGTAAGAACAGCCAAAGAAGCTGTATTTGCAGCTGAATTGGCAAGGGAAGCACTTCAAACCAATTGGGTAAAACTGGAAATACACCCGGATCCCAGATACCTACTCCCCGACCCTATTGAAACCTTAAAAGCAGCAGAAGAATTGGTAAAATTGGGCTTCGTTGTGATGCCATACATTCATGCCGATCCTGTGCTATGCAAACGTTTGGAAGAAGTTGGCGTGCAATGTGTGATGCCTTTAGGTGCTCCAATAGGAAGTAACAAAGGCCTTAAAACGCTTGAGTTTTTGGAAATTATTATAGAACAAAGCAACGTTCCTGTTATTGTTGATGCTGGTATTGGTGCGCCGTCACATGCTGCATATGCCATGGAATTGGGAGCTGATGCCGTTTTAGTAAATACTGCTATTGCCGTATCTCAAAACCCAGTAGAAATGGGAATTGCTTTTAAAATGGCCGTTGAAGCCGGGCGTATGGCTTATAACGCCAAACTAGCACCTATTAAGAAACATGCAGAAGCAAGTAGTCCTCTCACCTCTTTTCTAAACGATCTAAACTAA
- the thiH gene encoding 2-iminoacetate synthase ThiH — protein MSFKNTFETYDWDTLEKEIYEVTAEEIEKVLLKDKIELEDFKKLISPAAKPYIEEMAQRSNTITKKRFGNTIQMYIPMYLSNECQNICTYCGFSMDNGIRRRTLSDTEILQEAEHIKKLGYDHILLVTGEANKTVGVSYIKHAIDLIRSQFSNISIEVQPLLQEEYETLIQSGLYAVLVYQETYHKATYKTHHPKGRKSNFDYRLDTPDRLGKAGIHKIGLGALFGLEDWRVDSFYTALHLKYLQKTYWKTKYSISFPRLRPHQGGLDPKVEMTDADLVQLICAYRLLDEDVELSLSTRENELFRNHSVHLGITSFSAESKTNPGGYSVEPESLEQFEISDERTTEEIKNMIQSQGYEVVWKDWSKSYVNFI, from the coding sequence ATGTCTTTTAAAAACACATTCGAAACATACGATTGGGATACTTTAGAAAAAGAGATATATGAAGTTACCGCTGAAGAGATAGAAAAGGTGCTTCTTAAAGATAAAATTGAATTAGAAGATTTTAAAAAGCTCATATCTCCAGCTGCCAAACCGTATATAGAAGAAATGGCGCAACGCAGCAATACTATTACTAAAAAACGCTTTGGTAATACCATTCAAATGTACATTCCTATGTATCTGTCCAATGAGTGTCAAAACATCTGTACCTACTGCGGATTTAGTATGGATAATGGTATTAGAAGAAGAACTTTGAGTGATACCGAAATATTGCAAGAAGCCGAACACATTAAAAAATTAGGATATGATCATATTCTTCTGGTAACGGGAGAAGCAAACAAAACGGTTGGGGTTTCATACATAAAACATGCTATAGATTTAATTCGTTCTCAATTTTCAAATATTAGTATCGAAGTACAACCATTACTTCAGGAAGAATACGAAACCTTGATTCAATCTGGATTGTATGCCGTTTTAGTATATCAGGAAACCTATCATAAAGCCACTTATAAAACCCATCATCCTAAAGGTAGAAAATCAAATTTTGATTATCGGCTAGATACCCCAGATCGATTAGGCAAAGCTGGAATTCATAAAATTGGATTAGGTGCTCTTTTTGGGCTTGAAGATTGGCGAGTTGATAGCTTTTATACAGCACTGCATTTAAAATACCTGCAAAAAACATACTGGAAAACAAAATATTCGATCTCTTTCCCAAGGCTTAGACCGCATCAAGGCGGATTAGATCCAAAGGTAGAAATGACCGATGCCGATCTGGTACAACTCATTTGTGCTTATAGGTTATTGGATGAAGATGTTGAATTATCCCTATCTACCCGCGAAAATGAATTGTTTAGAAATCATAGTGTTCATTTGGGTATTACCTCTTTTAGTGCCGAATCTAAAACAAATCCGGGAGGGTATAGTGTAGAACCTGAATCGCTTGAACAATTTGAAATTTCGGACGAGCGTACTACTGAGGAGATCAAAAACATGATTCAATCTCAGGGTTATGAGGTGGTTTGGAAAGATTGGTCTAAGTCTTATGTAAATTTTATCTAG